One Arthrobacter sp. StoSoilB20 DNA segment encodes these proteins:
- a CDS encoding universal stress protein codes for MRYVVGYTANARGHDAVHLAVALARNHDVSLDLVLVVPEDSPYNAVYPPETGYNDILTEQAQRWLDEGLALVPADVTARGHIRRGDSEAQTLIDAAVETDAAALVIGATNSGLFKRFTIGSVASSLLHSSPVPVVLAPQGYHRTDPITRMSCGFGTRPGADELLDVAVESARDRGLPLRLVSLLALDGGDSPELADAAREHATARLAAVVGSADAGRSADAPEPEIVVAQGRTIEEAVDRLDWEDGEILLIGSSRLAQQRATFLGTTANRILRALPVPMIVVPRDYTRQSA; via the coding sequence ATGCGCTACGTAGTGGGTTACACCGCCAACGCGAGGGGGCACGACGCCGTTCACCTCGCCGTTGCGCTGGCCCGGAATCACGATGTGAGCCTGGACCTTGTCCTGGTGGTGCCGGAGGATTCCCCATACAACGCCGTCTACCCACCGGAGACCGGCTACAACGACATCCTGACCGAGCAGGCGCAGCGTTGGTTGGACGAAGGCCTCGCCCTGGTTCCGGCCGATGTCACCGCCCGCGGGCACATCCGCCGCGGTGACTCCGAGGCCCAAACCCTGATCGATGCCGCTGTGGAAACGGATGCAGCGGCTCTGGTCATCGGTGCCACCAACAGCGGCTTGTTCAAGCGCTTCACCATCGGCTCCGTTGCAAGCTCGCTGCTTCACTCATCGCCGGTTCCCGTCGTGCTGGCGCCCCAGGGTTACCACCGGACCGATCCCATCACCCGCATGAGTTGCGGATTCGGCACGCGTCCGGGCGCAGACGAGCTCCTGGATGTTGCCGTCGAGTCCGCCCGCGATCGCGGCCTTCCGCTGCGGCTCGTCTCCCTGTTGGCGCTCGACGGCGGTGACTCGCCTGAGTTGGCCGACGCCGCCCGGGAGCATGCCACCGCCCGACTTGCCGCCGTCGTGGGTTCCGCTGACGCCGGCCGCTCTGCTGATGCACCCGAACCGGAAATCGTCGTTGCCCAAGGCCGCACCATCGAAGAAGCCGTGGACCGGCTCGACTGGGAGGACGGCGAAATCCTGCTCATCGGTTCCAGCCGCCTGGCCCAACAGCGCGCCACGTTCCTCGGCACTACCGCAAACCGGATCCTGCGTGCCCTCCCCGTCCCCATGATCGTGGTTCCCCGCGACTACACGCGCCAAAGCGCCTAG
- a CDS encoding NAD(P)/FAD-dependent oxidoreductase: MQNLDRDVVIVGAGPSGLTAARELKKAGLSVAVLEARDRVGGRTWTDTIDGAMLEIGGQWVSPDQTALMDLLDELGLKMYSRYRDGESVYIGADGKRTQYTGDTFPVNETTKAEMDKLVAILDGLAAEIGPTEPWAHPKARELDTISFHHWLRQNSSDEEACNNIGLFIAGGMLTKPAHAFSALQAVLMAASAGSFSHLTDEDFILDKRVIGGMQQVSLLQAAELGDDVILNSPVRTIKWDHNNNVTVVSEQATVNARFVIMAVPPNLYSRVSFDPPLPRRQHQMHQHQSLGLVIKVHAVYNTPFWREEGLSGTGFSAGALVQEVYDNTNHGDTRGTLVGFVSDEKADAVFELSAEDRKKAILESIAGFLGDKALNPEVYYESDWGSEEWTRGAYASSYDLGGLHRYGKDQHANVGPIYWSSSDLAAEGYQHVDGAVRMGQATAARIVEANKLSAVPVA, encoded by the coding sequence ATGCAGAATCTTGATCGCGACGTTGTGATCGTCGGCGCCGGACCGTCAGGGTTGACGGCCGCACGCGAATTGAAGAAGGCCGGGCTCAGCGTTGCAGTGCTCGAAGCACGCGACCGGGTAGGCGGCCGCACCTGGACCGACACCATTGATGGCGCCATGCTGGAAATCGGCGGCCAGTGGGTCTCCCCGGACCAGACAGCCCTCATGGACTTGCTGGACGAGCTCGGACTGAAAATGTACTCGCGCTACCGCGACGGCGAGTCCGTCTACATCGGCGCAGACGGCAAGCGCACCCAGTACACCGGTGACACCTTCCCGGTGAATGAAACCACCAAAGCCGAGATGGACAAGCTCGTGGCCATCCTGGACGGCCTCGCAGCCGAGATCGGCCCCACCGAACCCTGGGCCCACCCCAAGGCACGCGAGCTGGACACCATCTCCTTCCACCACTGGCTGCGGCAAAACTCCAGCGACGAGGAAGCCTGCAACAACATCGGCCTCTTCATCGCCGGTGGCATGCTCACCAAGCCGGCCCACGCCTTCTCCGCTCTGCAGGCAGTCCTCATGGCTGCCTCGGCCGGATCCTTCAGCCACCTGACGGATGAGGACTTCATCCTGGACAAGCGGGTCATCGGCGGCATGCAGCAGGTTTCCCTACTGCAGGCAGCAGAGCTGGGCGACGACGTCATCCTCAACAGCCCTGTCCGCACCATCAAGTGGGACCACAACAACAACGTGACCGTCGTGTCCGAGCAGGCAACCGTCAACGCCCGCTTCGTCATCATGGCCGTGCCGCCCAACCTGTACTCCCGCGTCTCCTTCGACCCGCCGCTGCCGCGCCGCCAGCACCAGATGCACCAGCACCAGTCCCTGGGTTTGGTCATCAAGGTCCATGCTGTGTACAACACTCCGTTCTGGCGTGAAGAAGGACTCTCCGGCACCGGCTTCAGCGCCGGCGCACTGGTCCAGGAGGTCTACGACAACACCAACCACGGCGACACCCGCGGCACCTTGGTGGGCTTCGTTTCCGACGAAAAGGCCGACGCCGTGTTCGAGCTCAGCGCCGAAGACCGCAAGAAGGCCATCCTTGAGTCGATCGCCGGCTTCCTCGGCGACAAGGCCCTCAACCCCGAGGTCTACTACGAGTCCGACTGGGGCTCCGAAGAATGGACCCGCGGTGCCTACGCATCCAGCTACGACCTCGGCGGCCTGCACCGCTACGGCAAGGACCAGCACGCGAATGTCGGACCGATCTACTGGTCCTCGTCCGACCTCGCAGCCGAGGGCTACCAGCACGTGGACGGCGCGGTCCGAATGGGCCAGGCAACTGCCGCCCGCATTGTCGAAGCCAACAAGCTGAGCGCAGTCCCGGTCGCCTAG
- a CDS encoding APC family permease, translated as MSTAPKTVQSKETPALSEKGLKAGSVGLIGAVVIGVSCIAPAYTLTAALGPTVSEVGVHLPAIFLVGFIPMLLVALGYRELNNAMPDAGTSFTWATRAFGPWIGWMGGWGLIAATIIVLSNLAAVAVDFFYLMLAQIFSNPELADLSKILPLNIATTLVFIALACWISYRGMETTKGVQYVLVAFQLLVLGWFAVSAFAHVANGTAFDATAISPDWFNPFAVDSFSSFAAGVSLSIFIYWGWDVTLTMNEETKNPEKTPGRAATITVLVIVIIYMTVALATLSFAGVGETGLGAGNPENQSSIFAVLAGPVMGPFAILMSLAILSSSAASLQSTFVSPARTMLAMGHYRAISPKFGKISPTYKSPSFATIAAAIAAAAFYVITRTVSENALWDTITALGMMICFYYGITALACVWFFRAEAFRGARSFFFKFLAPLVGGVILLVMFVKTAMDSLDPEYGSGSSVGGVGLVFVLGMGVILLGVVIMLVMYRVRPEFFKGKVL; from the coding sequence ATGTCAACTGCACCAAAGACGGTCCAGTCGAAAGAAACGCCGGCCCTGAGTGAAAAGGGCCTGAAGGCCGGATCGGTGGGCCTCATCGGCGCCGTCGTGATCGGCGTTTCCTGCATCGCGCCCGCCTATACGCTGACCGCGGCCCTGGGGCCAACGGTGTCCGAAGTAGGCGTGCACCTGCCCGCCATCTTCCTGGTGGGCTTCATCCCCATGCTGCTGGTGGCCTTGGGCTACCGCGAACTGAACAACGCCATGCCCGACGCCGGTACCTCCTTTACGTGGGCCACCCGTGCGTTCGGTCCGTGGATCGGTTGGATGGGCGGGTGGGGGCTGATCGCGGCCACCATCATTGTGCTTTCCAACCTGGCGGCCGTGGCGGTGGACTTCTTCTACCTGATGCTCGCCCAGATCTTCAGCAATCCGGAACTGGCCGATCTCAGCAAGATCCTGCCGCTGAACATCGCCACCACCCTGGTCTTCATTGCCCTGGCATGTTGGATCTCGTACCGGGGCATGGAGACCACCAAGGGCGTCCAGTACGTGCTGGTGGCCTTCCAACTGTTGGTCCTGGGCTGGTTCGCGGTCTCTGCATTCGCCCACGTCGCCAACGGCACGGCTTTCGATGCCACCGCGATTTCACCGGACTGGTTCAACCCGTTCGCCGTGGACTCCTTCTCCTCCTTTGCCGCAGGTGTGTCTCTCTCGATCTTCATTTACTGGGGCTGGGACGTCACCCTCACCATGAACGAGGAAACGAAGAACCCGGAAAAGACCCCGGGGCGTGCAGCGACCATCACGGTGCTGGTCATTGTGATCATCTACATGACCGTTGCGCTGGCAACCCTGTCCTTCGCCGGCGTTGGCGAGACCGGTTTGGGCGCAGGAAATCCGGAGAACCAGTCCAGCATCTTCGCCGTACTGGCGGGTCCGGTGATGGGCCCGTTCGCGATCCTGATGTCGCTGGCCATCCTGAGCAGCTCCGCAGCATCGTTGCAGTCGACGTTCGTTTCCCCGGCCCGCACCATGCTGGCCATGGGCCACTACCGCGCCATCTCGCCGAAGTTCGGCAAGATCAGCCCCACTTACAAGTCGCCAAGCTTCGCCACGATCGCGGCCGCCATAGCCGCTGCGGCGTTCTATGTGATCACCAGGACAGTGTCCGAGAATGCACTGTGGGACACCATCACGGCCCTCGGCATGATGATCTGCTTCTACTACGGCATCACCGCGCTGGCCTGCGTTTGGTTCTTCCGTGCAGAGGCCTTCCGCGGTGCGCGCTCGTTCTTCTTCAAGTTCCTGGCACCGTTGGTGGGCGGCGTCATCCTGCTGGTCATGTTCGTGAAGACGGCCATGGACTCTTTGGATCCGGAATACGGCTCGGGCTCATCGGTGGGCGGCGTCGGGCTGGTATTCGTCCTGGGTATGGGCGTCATCCTGTTGGGCGTGGTGATCATGCTGGTGATGTACCGGGTGCGGCCCGAGTTCTTCAAGGGCAAGGTTCTGTAG